TCTTTAGTTGTCATCGTCAATTCCTCTGTTTGTTTCTGCACAAGTGGTTAAGAATGGATTATTCATAGCGGAGCGCATCCACCGGTTTTAACGAAGATGCTTTCCTCGCCGGATAGAATCCAAAAAAAATCCCGACCGCGGAAGAAAATAAGAAAGCCAAGCCGATCATCCCGAGAGTGATCACAATCAACATATCCGCGAACCGGCTGACAACCCATGCCCCAGCGATTCCTAGCAACAATCCGATGCTACCTCCCAGGACGCAAATCATGATCGCTTCCAGTAAAAACTGTGCCAGGATAGCGCGTTGATTGGCGCCCAAAGCCATTCGGATGCCGATTTCCCGGGTACGTTCAGTGACCGATACCAGCATGATGTTCATGATGCCGATACCGCCGACCATTAAAGAGACCGAAGCAATGGCTCCCAGCACAATGGACATAATTTTTGCGGCGTCCGTCGCAACATCGGCAATCGCCGTCAAGTTGCGTACGGTAAAATCGTTTTCCTTACCCGCTTGAATCCGGTGACGCTGGCGCAGTAACTGGGTGATTTCTATTTCCGCGATATCCATATCCTCGGCGGATTTTCCTTGCACCAGCATATAACGGATAGAACCTGGAAACTGATTGCCAGTGATTTGTCTTTCGCTGGTGGTAATCGGGATAAAGACGTTATCATCTTGATCGCGCCCGGTCAGGCTTTGCCCTTTGGCCATCAGCACACCGACAACTTGAAAGGGCCGGTTGGTGATCCGGATCGTTTTGCCGACCGGATCTTCATCGCCGAATAGATTCTTCGAGGTGATCGAACCCAACACCGCAACACGTGCGGCAGAGCGTAAATCGGATTCGGTAAATGCGGTACCGGATTCCATTTTCCAGTTTCCGACCACGAAATAATCCGGCGTGGTTCCAGTGATGATGGTGCTCCAGTTTTTGGAAGCATAATTGAGCTGAACTGTTCCGGTTGTAACCGGCGAGGTTGCCGCAATCGATGCCAAATCCGCGATGGCATAAGCATCATTGATGGTCAGTGTTCTTACGCTGCCGCTACCGAAACTGAAGCCGCCGGATGACGTGGCCCCCGGCACCACGAGGAATAAGTTGCTGCCCATTGCCGCAATGGTTTCATTGATTTTCGCGCGCGCCCCTTGTCCGATAGACAACATCAGCACCACCGCAGCAACACCGATAATCATGCCCAGCATCGTGAGCCCGGTTCGCAAACGATTTTGCCGCAAGGCGCGGAATGCTTCGCCAAGTATTGTGATTAAGTTCATTGAATCCGTTCCATTTGTAACAATGACATGTTATGACCAAACCCAATGGAATCAAACAGAACCAGACTTAGCGATCGCTGATGATGGTGTTTTTGTCGTCATAAATGACACACCCGTCTTTTAGACGGATTAAACGTCTGGCATATGATGCGATGTCATCTTCATGCGTTACCAATACGATGGTTATACCTTGATCGCGATTGAGCTGCTCAAACAATTGCATAATCTCCTTGCTGGTTTGCGTATCCAGATTGCCGGTTGGTTCATCGGCGAGAATGAGCGGGGGGTGATTGACTAAAGCGCGGCTGATCGCGACGCGTTGTTGTTGCCCGCCTGATAATTGATTCGGTTGATGCATGGCAAATTTTTCCAGACCGGTGCTACGTAACAGCGTAAGTGCTTGCTGGCGGCTTTTAGACCGGCTGATTCCGGCATACAGCAATGGAACGGCAACATTATCCAAAGCTGTCATGCGTTTTAGAAGATTAAATCCCTGAAATACGAAACCAATACTTTGATTGCGGATGCGTGCCAGCTCATTTTCAGACAATGTCGAGATATTTTTGCCGGACAACCAGTAAGATCCGCTGGTTGGAATATCCAGACAGCCCAGGATATTCATTAATGTGGATTTTCCAGACCCCGAATGTCCCATAATGGCAACAAACTCGCCTTGATTCACGGTGATGTTGATGTCAAACAGAACCTGACTAATAATGGTTTTGCCGTCGGCGCCTTGTAAGCTATAGCTTTTGCACAAATTCTCAATTCGTATGATGGCTGTGTCAGCGTTATTGTTTTGAGCCAACATCGTTAGAAAAACCTTAACCGGAACTTACTCTCGGATTCCTTCTTGTCAACCGCTTCGCTGATAATGATGGGATCACCGGGATTAATTTCACCACTGATGATTTCCGTATGATTTCCATCGGAAATCCCGGTCACAACATTTACCAGTGAAGGCTTGTTTTCCTTAAGGATATAAAGTGTGGAGGACGCGGTTTTGAGCGAGGCTTTGCCGGAATCACTCAACTGGCTGACTTTCGGTTGAAATCGCAATGCAGCATTGGGTACGCGGAGCACGTCATTTTTTTGCGCCACGACAAAGTAAATGTTGGCGGTCATGCCGGGTAATAACTTTTCATCTTCATTATCAACGATCGCTACCACATTATAGGTCACAACATTTTCCTGGATGGTCGGATTCAACCGGACCTGCTTAACAGTACCGGTAAATTGGAGATTCTGGAAAGCATCGACAGAAAAATTGATCGACTGTCCGATATGCAATAAGCCGATATCCGCTTCTGCAACGCTGATGTTGATTTGCATCTGCCGCAAATCTTTGGCGATTTTGAACAAAGTCGGTGTCTGAAAATTGGCCGCGACGGTTTGCCCGATATCGACATCACGTGCAATGACAACCCCGGAAATTGGAGAGCGGATGATGCTGTAGTCAAGATTGGTTTGGTCGCGATCCACTTGCGCCTTCGTGACTGCCGTTTGCGCTCGTGCCGCTGCGGTTTCTTGCTCAACGATTTCCAGCGCTTCCGGTGAGATGAATCCTTGTTGCTGTAACAAACGATGGCGTTTCAATTTGTTTTCCGCAATTTTTAAGGCTGTTTGCGCGTTCAGGTGGTTAGCCCGGGATTGTTGTAATTGCGCGCGTAACAGCGCCGGATCGAGTTCGGCTAACACCTGACCGGTTTCGATACGGTCATTATAGTCGGCATATAATCTGGCCACGGTTCCTGATATCTGGGTGCCGACATTGACTAAAATGAGCGGCGTTAACGTGCCATTGGCGGAGATCGTTTGAATAATATCACCGCGTTCGGCACTTCTGGTTTTATAAGGGTTAGTATCGGATTCTTTCTGATCAGTACCGTACCAATAAGCAATAATGGCAATCATCAGTACGAATATCAGAGCTGTCTGTTTGCCATTCTGAGTAAGCATCTGGAAATATCTTTTTATGGTGAGTTGGCGCTTGTACCGGTTACATTCACGTAAGCCAGGAAAAATTGTAGGCGAAGCGTATTTTAAACTTTATTGAGTGAGAGCAGTACCGAAATATGCCCGCCGATACCCGGTATGACGCTCTAGTATGGGATTGGTTTTCAGATGATGCTATCAGGCTCGAGAAAACCTGAACGCCCGGTTTTATTGAAGGCTTGGGAAAAGCAATCACCAGCAAGAAACTGGTGATTGCTTGGCGGGACTAAGGTTGCAGTTTTTTCATCATCGGCTGCAGGCGTTTAACCGTAGCCGGTGAAATCAAGTCTTTTCTTTCAATTGATTTAATCGCTGATGCCGGTGCGCAGTTAGTTACTTCCACCAACCGGACAATCAAGGGATTAAAAGTGACATCGACACCGGTATAGCTGCCTGCATCGTCGCCGTTCCGGTCACCGCGAAATACAAACTCTTTCACCGGGCCGTTGGGGCCGCCGCCTTGGCGGTCCTCGTTATGATCGGTATCAATATAGTGCGCAGTGCTTTCTGTGCCGCTAATGATGCGATCGATGCGCTTGCCAGGCGGGGCAGTGTAATACTGGATAACGCGTTCGCCTTCAGCAGTCGTCCAATCTTTGCGTGTTTCCTGTGCTTTCATCCATAACCGGAAATTGATATGCGTACCTTCATTAATCCATTTTGCATTGGCCCATACTTCCGGCCCATGACCGCTATATTCCCGATCGCCCCGGGTATGCGGCGGCGTGTAGGTTAGCTTAGCTTGAGGCAGCACGGTGTGATCCTCTTCTTTACACACCGGTGTGGCTGGCTGGATAACGGCAATGCTGGAAATCTGGCGGTTTTGCCATTCCAGAGTAAGCCGGTCGCTGGTTTTTGACAAAGGAACACCGTTACCGCCCAGGTTGAGGGTCATATGATAGTGCGTTAAACGATCGAGTTCGGATGATACGTCTCGCGTGCGCGCGCCTTCGTGCAACGTGACTTTGATCGGCGTGGTATCGAAATCGTAACCAAAAAATTCCAATTTTGTCCGTCGGCTCGGATCCAGCGCCATGTCGACAGCGGCGGGCGATACTTGACACAGAGCTGGCTCAACAGCGGGCACGGGCTGATGCATCAAGCGCGCGCGAATTCTAGCCAAAGCCTGGCGCACACGAGCCCCGACAAAATCCATATTGCAACGCAATTCACCACCGGTTGCGGCGACACTGCGATTCAATAAATCCGAAACTTCATTGCGAACGGTAGACTGTGCGTCACCGGTTAACTTCGAAGTGGTATCCTGTAAAACCGATTGCCAAGAGGCGGAATTCCGGTCTAATGCATCGATGGCGTCATCAAGAGTGGCTAATGTATCTCCGGTAACATCGCTGACGGTATCCGTGATTTTTTCAATCTTGTCACCGATGCTGCAACCTGTGATTAAGATCGATAAAAAGAACAAAGATAGAGGAAAAGCCGTAAGGATTTTCCGGCTGGTTCGAAAAAAACGGATGCGTGGGATTGAGGTTGCTGACATGCTGTTATTCTCCTTTTGGTTGTAGGGTAAACTCGCATTGCTACGGTGCGCAGCCAGTTTTAGCTAGCCGTCATAGCTATATAAAGCTATCTCAATTTAAAGTCAAATATGAATATTGAAGTTTAATTTGTTATTGCAAAAAAACTTTCCGCGAGTTGGAGTATTCCGCGATGCAAGCGGTCGCGTATTTATTTTTCTTTTTCTTCTTCATCAATCAGAATCTGGATTTGCTTTAATCGCGCCTCCAGGCTTGAGAGTTGATAAAAATCACCATTGTCGTTTTGCAGTGCGGTTTTCAATTGATCAGCCGCTGCTTTGTAATGGCCTTTCAGAAAATACACTTCGGCCTGCGCGCGATGCTCCAGCATTTTATCGCCCAGCAAAGAGTAGCACTGGGCTTGCAACTCATATAGCTTTGGATCATTCTGGATCAAGTTTAATTGCCGGGTCAGAAATTCCAGCGCAGTGTTAACTTGTTTTTTCTGAATTAGGGCTTGCGCATAACCATGAGTCAAAGCGCGATGTTGCGGGTATATTTTTAAAGCGCTTTGATAAATCTTGAACGCCGCGTCCATTTCTTTATTGGCAAGTTTTACGCTGGCTGCGAGTGTTTCGATCATGGCGCCGGCAATGACATTCTTGGATTCAATCCGGATGGTCGCGCCTAATTGGTGGCCGCGCAGTTCCGGCGTTGTTGAGTCTTGCTGCAAGAGCTGATACAAGTGTGTTAGTTCAGCGTTGGCTTGCTTAAATTTTTTATTACGCATCAATGCTTGGATATAGCCGTAACGTTCTGCAATTTCATTGCTATAGCGTCGCTCTTCCAAGCGCATCTTGAATTGCGCAACCGCATCATGCGGTTTTCCCTGCAGGGCTCGTAACTTGGATCGGACCAACAGGAAATCGATGCTATCGGAAACCTGGCGATAAGGCATGTCGCGGATCCGGTTCTGAATATCCGCAATCCGTTCGTATGTGATCGGGTGGGTTCGCAGGTACGACGGCGCGCCGGTTTCGTGAAAGCGCCCGGATTTTTGCAGACGTTCAAAGAATGTCGTCATTCCTTGCGCATCAAATCCAGCATCGAGCAAAATATTCAAGCCAATGCGATCGGCTTCTTTTTCGTGATTGCGGGTGAAGTCCAGTTTGGATTGAATCATGCTGGCCTGGGAAGCTACCAAGACCGCCTGGCTCGCTTGAGGATTGGAGCGCGCTGCGATAATCGCAACCGCTAATGCCGCAATGGATTTAATCCAGTCGTATTTTTGCGCGGCGATCATGCGCGCGAGGTGTTTTTGTGTGACATGCGCAATTTCGTGAGACATTACGGCTGCCAACTCGGATTCGCTTTGAGCCGCGATAATCAGACCACTGTTAAAGCCCATGAACCCGCCGGGTAGTGCAAACGCGTTAATCGCCGGATCCTGAATGGCGAAGAACTCGAATAGCTGATCGACACTGGCTTCATTGGAATTGCTGATCAGTTTATGACCGAGATTGCTGAGATAGCTGGCAATTTCCGAATCATCCATGTAGCTTGGATCTGCGCGGATCTGACGCATGATTTTCAAACCAAGCTGCCGCTCTTGATATGGTGTGATGGTCACTTGCGATACGTCGCCCAAGTCTGGAAGTTCATGGGCAATAACTTTGCCTGGCAACAACAGCGACAGTGCAATGATCAGGCAAAGAATTCTCATTTAATTTAACTCAGCATCAGCAGATCAAGCGCTCATTCACAGTCAAGATTTGTGTGAGGGCTCATAGCTTATCGCCGCCGCGCTTGATTAATCCGCCCGGTTAGAAAACCAGCGGTTCACTCTTATTTATTTCTAAGAGTTTTTTTATTGGTATCGATTTGCCGGTTTAAACTAGAAAGGTAATTGCGCATCAGGCTTTGCTTGCAGGATATTGCGGCGAAAATCCTCTTGAATGCGCTGCAGCGCAGCCGGATTATCCGCTTCAAATCGCAACACCATCACCGGCGTAGTATTGGAAGCGCGCGCTAAGCCGAAACCATCCCGGTACTCCACGCGCAAACCATCGGTCGTGATGATTTGTTGCGGATTGTCAAAAACGGCATTTTTCTGTAACTGCGCGATCAGCGCATGATTTTCTCCTTCGGCGGTACGGACTTGCAGTTCGGGCGTATTGAGACTATCAGGCAAATTATTCAGCGCCGCATTGATATCGGTTTCACGGCTTAGCAGTTCGAGCAGCCGCGCTCCGGCATACAAACCATCGTCAAAGCCATACCATCGTTCTTTGAAGAACAAATGGCCGCTCATTTCCCCGGCTAATAGCGCCTTTTCTTCGATCAGTTTGGATTTGATGAAAGAATGACCGGTTTTCCACATCACCGGTGTGCCGCCATGCTGCGTGATCCATGGCGCTAAGTTCCGGGTGCATTTCACATCAAAAATAATTTTTGCGCCAGGATTGCGCGATAGCACATCGGCGGCAAACAGCATCAACTGGCGGTCTGCATTAATAATATGCCCTGTTTTCGTGACGATGCCAAGCCGGTCGCCGTCGCCGTCGAAAGCCAAGCCGATTTCTGCATCCGTGGTTTTTAATGCTTGGATGACGTCGTTCAAATTATCCGGCACGGACGGGTCCGGATGGTGATTGGGAAAAGAACCGTCGACATCGCAAAACAATTCAGTTACTTCACAACCGAGACTTCGATACAGCGCCGGCGCAAAAGCACCCGCAACACCATTACCGCAATCAACCACGATTTTTAAAGGGCGAGCCAATCGCACGTCGCCGGTGATACGTTTTAGGTAAGCATCAACGATGTTGTGTCCGGAATAAACCCCCGAACCATGCGTCAGATCATTCGTTTCGATACGGATTCGCAATCCCTGAATGGTTTCAGCGGCCAGGGTCTGGCCGCCCAAGACAATCTTAAAGCCGTTGTATTCAGGGGGGTTATGGCTGCCGGTCACCATCACGCCGGAATATTGGCATAATTCATGGGCGGCAAAATACAGCATCGGAGTGGCAACCATGCCGACATCGATGACATTGATTCCGCTTTTTTGGATACCCCGCGCCAACGCTTGCGATAATTCCGGACCGGATAAGCGTCCATCACGGCCAATCGCGATGGTTGTCAGATTTCTGGCGCGCGCTTCGGAACCGATGGCATGACCGATCTTTTCGACATTCTCGACAGTAACCGTCTTACCAACGATGCCGCGGATATCATAGGCTTTGAAAATTTCATGGGGAATGACTGGCATCATGTTAGCAATCCGGTTGAATGATTAATTAATAAAACTTCAATTGTGGTTGATCTAAAACCTTCTGTAAGGCGCAATCTTGCAAAAAGTGTTGATCGTCTTAGTGATGCGCAGCGGTGGCTCCGCCCTTGAGGATATATTGTGTACCGCAATATGGACACAATGCTTCACCGGTTGCCTCAATCGGTAAAAAAACCCGCGGATGCGAATTCCATAGCATCATTGCCGGAGTGGGACAGTGCAGCGGCAAGTCTTCTGCCGTTACTTCAACGACCGGTGTTTTATGTTTTGTTTGTTGATTCATCTTCGTTACTCCCGTATTTAATGATTAGACCAAAGTGAGCCAGTTTTCATGATCCTTGGCTTTGCCCTTGACGCAATTGAAAAATAAAGTCTGTATTTTCGCGGTAACCGGTCCGCGCTTACCCGCGCCAATAATGCGATTGTCCAGCTCACGAATCGGTGTCACTTCGGCGGCTGTGCCCGTAAAAAATGCTTCTTCGGCGCAATAGATTTCGTCGCGGGTGATGCGCTTCTCGATGACCGTTATTCCCAATTCAGTCGCAAGTTCCATAATCGATGCCCGGGTAATGCCTTCCAAACAGGAGGTTAGATCAGGCGTATACAGTTTGCCTTGTTTCACGATGAAGATATTTTCACCGGATCCTTCGGCCACGTAGCCTTCGGCATCCAATAACAGCGCTTCGTCATAACCGTTAAGCGCGACCTCTTGATTCGCTAAAATTGAATTGGCATACGTTGTCACCGATTTGGCACGGCACATATTAATGTTGACATGATGGCGAGTGAACGAGGAAGTTTTAACACGGATGCCGTTCTCCAGCGCTTCGGCTCCCAGGTATGTTCCCCAAGGCCAGGCTGCGATCGCTACGTGAACCGATAATGTTCTCGCCGAAAGTCCCATTGCTTCGGCGCCATAGAATGCGATTGGGCGGATATACCCGGACGTCAACTTGTTTTGCTTGACCACATCGCACTGCGCTTGCATCAGCGTGGCTTTGTCGTAGGGCATTTTCATCATGAATATATGCGCTGAATTGAACAAACGATCGGTATGTTCTTGCAAACGGAAAATCGCCGGACCTTGCGCGGTTTCATAGGCTCGCAATCCTTCAAATACTCCCAACCCATAGTGTAGGGTATGTGTTAAGACATGCGTATTGGCATCCCGCCAGGGAACCATTTTCCCGTCATACCAGATTACTCCGTCACGGTCAGCCATCGACATTCAATTACTCCCGGTAAGTTTCTAAAGGTTCATATTCTAACTTATTTTTCATGCGGCGTTGAATTACCCCGGCTGTTGTGTGTTGAGCAAATAAACTGTTGACGGCGGACAATTACTTTGAAACATCGGGACAAATGATTTGAAACGCAAAAAAATGATGCAGACGTGAATGCGTTAGTGATCCCGATACATATATTCAATCAAATCACGTATTATTTCTAACAAGCTGCCAGTTGGCAAACCATCGAAAGGATCACCATGGGCTAGTGAATTTCTAAAGCTCACAAGAGTATCACTTCGTTTTGTACCGTTTTGTTCTTTGTCATCCGAAAAGAGATTAGCAATTACCACACCTTTCGATTTGTTATAAATTGGAAGCACTTCATCGCGAAGACCGTCATATTCAACCATAAATCGTAGGCCGGGTAATAAGAATGCATTAGCTCTATTTCCTTTCATATAGTTAGGAGCATTTTCTTTAAGCTCTACCTTCTTCTCTTTAAACTCGCACCAATACCGATCTCTAAGTGCTAATTCCAGCGCCGCGAAAGCCGCTAATTCACCGGCTTTGATTACGTCATAGCGAACCAAGCCATTAAGTATAAAGCTTGTGCTCTTTCATATTTAGCGCTTATTGCTTGCGGGATTTTTTTATTCAGCGGAAATCCAGAAATGAATTGATTCCAGTCAGAGTAATGATGAAACGCATGAGGTTTAGAAGGATTGCCGGGGCTTGCCCAACATATACAGAGTGGATATTCTCGGGTTTCTGCTATATTCAACAAATCAATACCATGCATCATTATTCATCCAATAACATAACGATGCATTACATAGTACCAAATAACGCGAAAATTTAACGCCAGGCTTGTACGGCTTCAGGCCGCTGCTCATAGGCCTTCTTGATCGGCTTCTGGGGAGTGAAACCCCAACGTGACAGATAGTTGCCTACGCCGCGCACCGACAGCTTGATGCTGTACTCCCGCTCTATCAGTTGCATGACCGCCGCCCGATTCCACAGCGCAAATTCCATCTTCAGTTGCTCCGGACGCTTGTCACAAATGATCTTGCGGATGGCTTGTTCCTGCTCCTCTGTCAGTGACCGCCCTTGACCAGTACGCTTGCCTCGCATCCCTGGCTTCAGGGCGGAAAATCCGCCTTCTTCATACCGATCTATCGCAAACCGAACTGTCGGATACGAAAGCCCACTGAGCTCAACAATTTGCATCATGCCGTAGCCCTTGCGATGCAACCGCACCACTTGCTTGCGCCGTTCATGCAGTTGCTCCAGCGTCGAATATCTTGCGTCGTCTTTTTCCATTTCAACAAGATGGGGGGCGATTCATAAATTTCAAGTATTATTGTGCCGAGTCAATAATATTCGAGAGCGCGTTGGTATGGATAATCTAACGAATAATCAGCATTTATTGTCCATCATAAGGTTAAAACCACCGGCTTCAGCCGGTCAGCTTTAGCTGCGAGAATATGCCACACAGGAGGTGTGGCATGGATTATAGATATGGAAGTCATACGGTTTATCAGATTGAATATCATTTTGTATGGGTAACGAAGTATAGATATAAGATTCTGAAGGGAGAAGTAGCAGAACGAGTACGAGAGTTGGTTCGTCAGACGTGTGAAGCATTTGAAATCGGAATTGTACAGGGTGTAGTAAGTAAGGATCATGTGCATATTCTGGTGAGTTGTCCGCCGGAGATGGCTCCGAGTGAGATCATGAGGCGGCTAAAAGGACGAACATCGAGCTATCTGTTTGAAGAATTTCCTCACTTGAAGAAGCGGTACTGGGGAAGGCATTTTTGGGCGCGAGGGTATTTCTGCGTGACAGTAGGTCAGATGACAGAAGAGATGATCAAACAATACTTGGAGCATCATTTTGAGCCAAATCCAAACGACAATTTTAAAATGGAGCCGGAATAAGACGCGTCGTTTAGTCGACGCGTATCCGGACTTTCAGTCCGTAACTCAAACCCACCGGCGAGGGTTCGTTTGCAGCTTGATCCAGGTATTGAACCTGAGATTCTTATGGGTAGGAAAAAAGTTATGGCTGATGTGACGGTAATATTTGGCTATGACAGTGGCCGCAATAGGATTCCAAAACTTGTCTTTTTAAGAGAAATTAATGATTAAAGAATGCCTTATAAAATCCTTTCGTTAAATTGATTTCACCAAAATCTTGTAAGCTCATTAAGAATTTCTGAAATAGATAAATGTTTCAGATTGTTTGTCCCAATGTTTCAAAGTCATTGTCCGCCGTCAAAATAGGTTATGAATTTTTTGCAATGCTTTAAGCAGTATATTATTAATTTTACATAATACAAATTATACGCAATTGCTTTATACTTTTTGCGGAATAGTTTTGTGATTAAAGGCGGAACAGTTTTGCTCTTTTTGGGAGTTAAAAATGTTTTGTTATTTTGTAAATGTGCATTCTTTGCACTACATGAATCTGCTTCGATTTCTCGGATTCAATAGTTTCTGGATAAATGTTTTTCTTTGGCTTCCGGTCAAGCTGGCTCTGCTTGAATTGAAATTCAAATATGGGTCTTTAGAAAATTATCTTGAACACTGCGACGAGCAAAGGAACCGGCGAAATGAAAAAAACGCATGAGACCCAATCCGGCCGCCCTGTTCTTGCTCGTAGCTTTGCTGCTAGTCATGGCTTAAGTGTTGGCCAATTCATTCACTACTGTAGAACCGGGAAGATTACCGGCGCTCGCTTTGACCGGCATCTATGGCAATGGGTCGTTTATCCACCCTGTAAATTGTTGATTAGGTGAAAAAATGCAGGAATCGACGCAAACCTTACAGACCTGTCAGTCATGAAAAACTACGTGAAACCCGCATTTTGTCAGGGCTTAGTAAGAAGGAAGCGGCTGAAATGCTTCGAGTGACTTACCGCACACTGCACAATTGGGAATCTGGCCGGATTCAAGTGCCCTATGCGGCTTTTAAGCTTCTGCACATTCTAACAGGTTACGAGCTTCCTAGCGACGCTTGGCGGGGCTGGAGGTTCTCGGGTGATGCCTTATGGTCACCCGAGGGGAAAAAATTCACTGCACCCGATTTAAATTACCTTTCACTTACTTTTGCAATGGCTAATCAATGGCGG
This is a stretch of genomic DNA from Nitrosomonas sp. sh817. It encodes these proteins:
- a CDS encoding VC1465 family Xer recombination activation factor, with protein sequence MLRVTYRTLHNWESGRIQVPYAAFKLLHILTGYELPSDAWRGWRFSGDALWSPEGKKFTAPDLNYLSLTFAMANQWRLEREEKRKSGLPPERSNLLPFVRPKNGRKKNSSIG
- a CDS encoding zinc-finger domain-containing protein; protein product: MNQQTKHKTPVVEVTAEDLPLHCPTPAMMLWNSHPRVFLPIEATGEALCPYCGTQYILKGGATAAHH
- a CDS encoding M48 family metalloprotease, with product MRILCLIIALSLLLPGKVIAHELPDLGDVSQVTITPYQERQLGLKIMRQIRADPSYMDDSEIASYLSNLGHKLISNSNEASVDQLFEFFAIQDPAINAFALPGGFMGFNSGLIIAAQSESELAAVMSHEIAHVTQKHLARMIAAQKYDWIKSIAALAVAIIAARSNPQASQAVLVASQASMIQSKLDFTRNHEKEADRIGLNILLDAGFDAQGMTTFFERLQKSGRFHETGAPSYLRTHPITYERIADIQNRIRDMPYRQVSDSIDFLLVRSKLRALQGKPHDAVAQFKMRLEERRYSNEIAERYGYIQALMRNKKFKQANAELTHLYQLLQQDSTTPELRGHQLGATIRIESKNVIAGAMIETLAASVKLANKEMDAAFKIYQSALKIYPQHRALTHGYAQALIQKKQVNTALEFLTRQLNLIQNDPKLYELQAQCYSLLGDKMLEHRAQAEVYFLKGHYKAAADQLKTALQNDNGDFYQLSSLEARLKQIQILIDEEEKEK
- a CDS encoding phosphomannomutase/phosphoglucomutase — encoded protein: MPVIPHEIFKAYDIRGIVGKTVTVENVEKIGHAIGSEARARNLTTIAIGRDGRLSGPELSQALARGIQKSGINVIDVGMVATPMLYFAAHELCQYSGVMVTGSHNPPEYNGFKIVLGGQTLAAETIQGLRIRIETNDLTHGSGVYSGHNIVDAYLKRITGDVRLARPLKIVVDCGNGVAGAFAPALYRSLGCEVTELFCDVDGSFPNHHPDPSVPDNLNDVIQALKTTDAEIGLAFDGDGDRLGIVTKTGHIINADRQLMLFAADVLSRNPGAKIIFDVKCTRNLAPWITQHGGTPVMWKTGHSFIKSKLIEEKALLAGEMSGHLFFKERWYGFDDGLYAGARLLELLSRETDINAALNNLPDSLNTPELQVRTAEGENHALIAQLQKNAVFDNPQQIITTDGLRVEYRDGFGLARASNTTPVMVLRFEADNPAALQRIQEDFRRNILQAKPDAQLPF
- a CDS encoding efflux RND transporter periplasmic adaptor subunit yields the protein MLTQNGKQTALIFVLMIAIIAYWYGTDQKESDTNPYKTRSAERGDIIQTISANGTLTPLILVNVGTQISGTVARLYADYNDRIETGQVLAELDPALLRAQLQQSRANHLNAQTALKIAENKLKRHRLLQQQGFISPEALEIVEQETAAARAQTAVTKAQVDRDQTNLDYSIIRSPISGVVIARDVDIGQTVAANFQTPTLFKIAKDLRQMQINISVAEADIGLLHIGQSINFSVDAFQNLQFTGTVKQVRLNPTIQENVVTYNVVAIVDNEDEKLLPGMTANIYFVVAQKNDVLRVPNAALRFQPKVSQLSDSGKASLKTASSTLYILKENKPSLVNVVTGISDGNHTEIISGEINPGDPIIISEAVDKKESESKFRLRFF
- the tnpA gene encoding IS200/IS605 family transposase, whose protein sequence is MDYRYGSHTVYQIEYHFVWVTKYRYKILKGEVAERVRELVRQTCEAFEIGIVQGVVSKDHVHILVSCPPEMAPSEIMRRLKGRTSSYLFEEFPHLKKRYWGRHFWARGYFCVTVGQMTEEMIKQYLEHHFEPNPNDNFKMEPE
- a CDS encoding ABC transporter permease, which codes for MNLITILGEAFRALRQNRLRTGLTMLGMIIGVAAVVLMLSIGQGARAKINETIAAMGSNLFLVVPGATSSGGFSFGSGSVRTLTINDAYAIADLASIAATSPVTTGTVQLNYASKNWSTIITGTTPDYFVVGNWKMESGTAFTESDLRSAARVAVLGSITSKNLFGDEDPVGKTIRITNRPFQVVGVLMAKGQSLTGRDQDDNVFIPITTSERQITGNQFPGSIRYMLVQGKSAEDMDIAEIEITQLLRQRHRIQAGKENDFTVRNLTAIADVATDAAKIMSIVLGAIASVSLMVGGIGIMNIMLVSVTERTREIGIRMALGANQRAILAQFLLEAIMICVLGGSIGLLLGIAGAWVVSRFADMLIVITLGMIGLAFLFSSAVGIFFGFYPARKASSLKPVDALRYE
- a CDS encoding ABC transporter ATP-binding protein, translating into MLAQNNNADTAIIRIENLCKSYSLQGADGKTIISQVLFDINITVNQGEFVAIMGHSGSGKSTLMNILGCLDIPTSGSYWLSGKNISTLSENELARIRNQSIGFVFQGFNLLKRMTALDNVAVPLLYAGISRSKSRQQALTLLRSTGLEKFAMHQPNQLSGGQQQRVAISRALVNHPPLILADEPTGNLDTQTSKEIMQLFEQLNRDQGITIVLVTHEDDIASYARRLIRLKDGCVIYDDKNTIISDR
- a CDS encoding branched-chain amino acid transaminase; its protein translation is MSMADRDGVIWYDGKMVPWRDANTHVLTHTLHYGLGVFEGLRAYETAQGPAIFRLQEHTDRLFNSAHIFMMKMPYDKATLMQAQCDVVKQNKLTSGYIRPIAFYGAEAMGLSARTLSVHVAIAAWPWGTYLGAEALENGIRVKTSSFTRHHVNINMCRAKSVTTYANSILANQEVALNGYDEALLLDAEGYVAEGSGENIFIVKQGKLYTPDLTSCLEGITRASIMELATELGITVIEKRITRDEIYCAEEAFFTGTAAEVTPIRELDNRIIGAGKRGPVTAKIQTLFFNCVKGKAKDHENWLTLV